One Heptranchias perlo isolate sHepPer1 chromosome 2, sHepPer1.hap1, whole genome shotgun sequence DNA segment encodes these proteins:
- the LOC137331783 gene encoding octapeptide-repeat protein T2-like — MTRASLLREWAADQSNAAGKQQQANGRERKLGEQANRRERKLGQLANRWERKLRQLANRWERKLRQPANGWERKLGEQANRWERKLRQLAKGQERKLGQPANRRERKLGQPANRRERKLGQPANRRERKLRQPANRRERKLGQPANGRERKLGQLANRWERKHGQLANGRERKLGQLANRWERKHGQLANRWERKLRQLANRRERKLRQPVTAGGH, encoded by the coding sequence CTGGAAAGCAGCAGCAGGCCAATGGGCGGGAGAGGAAGCTCGGAGAGCAGGCCAACAGGCGGGAGAGGAAGCTCGGGCAGCTGGCCAACAGGTGGGAGAGGAAGCTCAGGCAGCTGGCCAACAGGTGGGAGAGGAAGCTCAGGCAGCCGGCCAACGGGTGGGAGAGGAAGCTCGGAGAGCAGGCCAACAGGTGGGAGAGGAAGCTCAGGCAGCTGGCCAAAGGGCAGGAGAGGAAGCTCGGGCAGCCGGCCAACAGGCGGGAGAGGAAGCTCGGGCAGCCGGCCAACAGGCGGGAGAGGAAGCTCGGGCAGCCGGCCAACAGGCGGGAGAGGAAGCTCAGGCAGCCGGCCAACAGGCGGGAGAGGAAGCTCGGGCAGCCGGCCAACGGGCGGGAGAGGAAGCTCGGGCAGCTGGCCAACAGGTGGGAGAGGAAGCATGGCCAGCTGGCCAATGGGCGGGAGAGGAAGCTCGGGCAGCTGGCCAATAGGTGGGAGAGGAAGCATGGCCAGCTGGCCAACAGGTGGGAGAGGAAGCTCAGGCAGCTGGCCAATAGGCGGGAGAGGAAGCTCAGGCAGCCGGTGACCGCAGGAGGGCACTAA